In the genome of Eschrichtius robustus isolate mEscRob2 chromosome 2, mEscRob2.pri, whole genome shotgun sequence, the window ATTAATTCTGGGGCCTCTCTGCGGACGGGTTTGGGAGTCTAACTCCCCACGATGTCACCTGGGGACGCGTGACCTGTCAGACAGGTGCGTCTGAGGGGTGGAGAGGAGGGCctcagggagggggcgggggtgaCCCCGCGGCTCTATCCACAGCCCGTCATGCCGTGGGCTGACCCATGCCAGGACAGTTCTGGAAGACAGGGCGGGGCAGCGGAAGGGGCTTGGAAGGTTCCTGCCTGCCCTTCTGTCTCCTCAGAAAGTGGGAGGGTTTTTTTCTAAGTGGAAGCAATGGTTTTCTGAAAAACTTCCTGGATGGGCAAAGGTCCCATCAAAAGCAAAGAGCTTTCTAACAGAAACACATGCTCCTGCGGCCGCGGGGTGGCCGGCCACCAGAAGTGCCTTTTCCTCGAGAAGCGTTGCCGCAGGCCAGGGCGCCCGGGAGTTGCTGCCCACCACCGCCCCGCCGTCCCGGGTACCGTCTCTGGGGCTGTTTTGTCTTGGTCCTTCTCAGAACACCTCCAAGGATGGCGGGGCCGGGGGGTAGGCAGGACAGGCTTCTCGGAATTCAGCGCCAAGGGCTCCCCTGGTTCTTCCTGCAGACGAGATGCGTGTGGCACTCAAACTCTGAGAGTGACAAAAGTTAAGATGACAAAGCTCGCCTCCCCAGCACACACGCACCCCCGTTTTCTTctaagaacaaaatgaaacagtTCCTGTAAGCAACTGCCGCACCTTGGCCCGGCGGCCACTTCCTTCCGGTGCTTCCACATCCTGCCCGGCCACCGCCGCCATGGGGACAGGCCCCAAGCTCGGAGGTCCCGCACGTTTTCGGTTGGTGTGTAAGCCCTTGTCCCTGGCCTGGAAGGCTGAGTGTCTGGCTGGAAGATGCTCACGGCCCAGGATCTGTCCTGATAAAGATGGCTGCGCTCCAGAGCTGTCTTCCATCAactaaatgtttatatttaaatactGCGACTGCAGCCTGGGTGGGGAGGCTGCCCGCCATCTGCGGGACACATACGAAAGCCAGGTGCTTTAGCGGGTTCTGTATATTCCAGCCCTCCTgataatccctttttttttttttttttttaacaaaagccaattgagatataattcacacagcTATAAACTCCACCCTTTAAAAgcatacaattcaatggcttttagaaAAATCATGGagtatgcaaccatcaccactatctaattccagaacattctcatCACCCCACAAAGAAACCCCGTGCCCATAAGCAGTCACTTCCTATCCCCCTTTATGGGCTAAATCACATTCCCCCGCCCCAAAAGACATGCTGAAGTCTTAACCCCCCAAACCTGTGAAGGGACCCTGTTTGGAAGTGGGGTCATTGCATATGCAgttaagttaagatgaggtcacactggaggACGGTGGGCCCTAGGCCAGtgactgttgtccttataaaaagagggagaTCTGGACACAGACACCGGGAGACAGCCATGTGATGGAAGCAGAGATCGGGTGATGCGTCTACAAgccctacaagccaaggaatgagtAGGATGGCCGGCCGCACCAGAAGCcgggagagaggcaggaaggaccctccctggGGCCTCTGAGAGCCCTGAGCCCACAGCAGAGGAGAGCTGGCCTGGGATCTAAACCCGGCTGTCCCCACGTCCACGGCCTTCACTCCACCCAGACGGAGAGGGGCTGCCGGGTGCACACAGCCCAGCGCCACGATTCTCCTCCGAACCTCCTTCCTCAGTCTCAGTTCCCCATGGGGGCAAACGCGATTTTCTGTTCAACAGAATGGTGtcacagggggtggggggggacagaAAGGAGAGAAACGTGGGGGGAGGTCGTGGGCGGTGTGTCTGTGTAGGAGCCACACCTCTTCCTTCTGAGCACCCGGTCCGAGGCTGCAAGAGCCATCACCGCGTGTTTAACTGACCCGAGTCCTGTGTGTCAGAAAGGGTAACGGACAAGAAACCGTGACCCGATCTCCCGTCCACCACGAGCTCCCCTTCGCTGGCTGCCCAAACTTCCTCTCAACATCAGGGTCCTCGGGATCTGGACTGGCCTGTGCGCTGACCCAGTCTGTGGGGAGGGCGTCCACCAAGGACCGCACTCTCTCCAGGCGCCGGCAAGAGCTCCTGCCACGCTCAGCCGCAGCCGTGGGTCTCGAATGAGGCAACCCTGCCCCCAGGGGCCACGGGGACGGGGGACGTCTGTGGTTGTCACGACTGGGGATGCCCCAGGCACCGAGTGGGTGGAGATCAGGGAGGCTGCTCACAACCCACGGCGCCCGGCACGGTCCCCCCAGAGAGTGACCCGGCCCCGGATGTCTTATCTGGGACTCAGGAGCCGCAGGAATGACCATCTCCTTCCCAGAACTCGGTTTCTGAAGTCGGATTCGCCTCTTTTGCTGCAGCAATCTGAACCTCGCAATTCCAGGAAGTCAAGAGCAGAGCTCACCAGCTGGGGCATGTCCAGAAGTTCCCAGGGTAAAAACCCAAGTTCCAAGCCGGCTGCCTGGGGAATTTTTGTTCAACCTCCATTTCGAGAAGCCCTGGAGATGAGAGAGCAGCTCCCGGAATGATGGTTAATGGCTGACTTTTCCATGAACTCTGGCTGGCTTGGGAGTGTCGTCACACGTGAAACAGACTAGCTTAACCTTCTTAGGAATACAAATCATCTAGAGTCCTGGAACTGAAACAGCACTTCCAAGAACCCCCTCAGGGACAAAAATAACCACTTATGCTTTTGCTGAGAGACAGAGGTGATCTTAGAACTCAGCCTGTCACAGCTATTTGGGGCACCTGGTGTGCGAACGCCACGGTCCAGATTTTCAAGATGATAGAGTTACTCTTCTCCTTTAGGGAGGtccaaataaaaagcaaactatCAAGCCACGAAGAGACACGAGGAACCGTAAACACCCACCACCAAGTGAACGAAGCCCGTCTGACAAGGCGACACTGTGATTCCAACTCTGTGACGCTGCGGAAAGGGCAGAGCAGAAAAGGACCAGTGGTTGTGgaaggcagtgggggtgggggctaAGGGACACGTGAACGGGGGGCACAGGGGGTTTTTAGGGAAGCGAAACTACTCCGTGTGATAAATGATGGGTACATGTCAGTACACATTGTCCAAACCCAGAGAgcatacaacaccaagagtgaacccaggggccttccctggtggcacagtggttaagaatccgcctgccaatgcggggcatacgggttcgagccctggtctgggaagatcccacatgccgcggagcaactaagcctgtgcgccacaactactgagcctgcgctctagagcccgcgagccacaactacggaagcctgcgtgccacaactatcgaagcctgcacgcctagagcccgtgctccacaacaagagaagccaccgcaatgagaagcccgcgcaccgcaacacagagtagcccccgctcgccgcaactagagaaagcccgcgcgcagcaacgaagacccaacgcagccaaaaattaaaaaaaaaaaaaaaaaaaagaataaatgccaTGGAACACATTGAAATATAATGTACACCACGTATGTAATTTTTAACCTTCTGGTAGCCACactgaaaagtaaaaaatgaaaaaagtgacTTAAACATTGATAATATATACTATTTAACCCAAGAGCACCAAAACATCACTTCAACATCTAACAAACATagaaaatattaaggaaataatctGCACACactccccgcccacccccacctTAACACACAGAGTCTTCGGAAACTGGTGCGTATCTTACACGAATGGCGCATCCCATTTTGGACCAGCCACGTTTCAGGTGCTCATTAGCCATGCGGGGCCAGCGGCTGCTGCACTGGACAGCCCGGCTCCGGGGTGGTTTAAAAGGGGAAAACCCACCTGTCAGAGGACAGGAGCAATGGGATGGGTGCTGTCTGAGGTGGGCGCTGGATTCGGAccccggggaggggagaggctctGGATCAGAGAAGGTTGAGGTTTGAGGTGAACAAACAAAGGGCGCCTccggaagggaggggagaaacaGGGCGCCCCAGGGTGCAGGCAGGGGCGGGGCAGCCAGGACTTCCACTTGCTCCACTCCATAATCAGTACAACAGACACTGACAGGCTACCATgaacttggggtggggggaggtgggtggaCGGGTGCTCAGGGCTTTGGGAGGCTGCAGCGCCCTGTCCTGACACTGGCCAGGGCCAGGATTCTTGGCATCACTCCGCGCtgagtctgtaaaatgggctgatAAAAGCCCCTGAACTTTATGTTGCggggaaggaagaacaaagaagcCGCCGGCGGGGGCCACTTGTAACAGAAGCAAGTCCAAAATCACGAAAGTGCCGACAGGCAGTGGGGGTGAAATATGCAAAGTGCTCGCGCATCACATACCAAAATTTATCCAAGTGTATGCTGTGAATGTGTGCAGTTCATTGCATGTCAGTTGAGCCtctataaaaggtaaaaaaaaaaaaaaagatgcaaggaGCAGAAAGCACATATGAGTAAAGACTGGAAGACTCTTACCCCAAAATGAGCAGTGAGTGGCTCTCTGGGTGGAAGCATCACTGgcaatttattttctgctttgtgaCTCTCCGTCACAAAGAGAATCACCCCGATCAcacacccccttccctcctcagTGACATTTTGTAAAATACATGGGCCTTTAAAGCAAACGCAAGCCCTACAGCCAGTGCACAGACGTAGCGGTGGAGTCAGCCAGTGGGCAGTGCTGACACGCAAACACCTCCCACTGCTCACGGGTTCTGGGGACCAAGAAGCCTGCTTTCAGAGGGCGGGGTCCCGGTGTGCTGGGAGCCGTTAAAATCCTGTGGACTTTCCATCCACACCAGGAGGTGGGGTCCTGGTTACTGACACGGCCAGGGGGTGACCCCAAAGTGACACATGTAACCCCTAATTCCACCAAGGGCCGCCAccggctcccctcccctccactacCGTTCACCCCCTCTGAGGGGCCCGGTCTCCCCGCCGCCCGCGGTCTCCTCTCCTGAGGGGCTCGGTCTCCCCAACGCCCGCGGTCGCCTCTCTGAGCACCCACCTGCCGCCTGCCGCCAGAAGAGTCGGGCCAAGCTCGCCGCTGAACCGCGTCCCCGGGTCGCTGGCCAGCGTAGCCTCGCCGCCAGGCCGGAGAAACTCCGCGCacgaccaccccaccccccggccggATATACTTCCGCTCCGGGCCGAGGCCTCCCCGGCTTCCGGGGAGACCTGCGGGCGGAGCTTGCGCGTAGCGCGGGGCGGGGACTCGAACAGAGGCCAGCCTGGAAGGAGGAGCTTGCGCCGGCCGATGGCGCATGCGTGGAGCGAGGTCGTGGGCGGGGCCAACAGAGAGGTGGAGCCTCCCCGGGAGTGGCGGCTCGTGGGCGGGGCCTGAAAAAGGAACCGGCTCCCTCAGTTGTCCGTTGCGGGGGCGGGGCGTACGCCGGGGGCGGGGTGTGGGTGGGGGGCGCGGCCCGGGCCCGAGAGGGCGTCGTTGGTTGGTGCCCGGCTGGGGGTGTGGCAGGAGATACCGTTGGTTGGTGCGCGGTGGAGGGGCGTGGCGCGGGAGGCGCCGTCGGTTggccggcggcgggcggcgggcggcgggcggcgggcggcgggcggcgggcgggggcgggccATGGCACTGCTGCTGTGCCTGGCTCTGACAGCGGCGCTGGCCCGTGGCTGCTTGCACTGCCACGGCAACTTCTCGGAGAAGTTCTCCTTCTACCGCCATCACGTGAACCTCAAGTCCTGGTGGGTGGGCGACATCCCCGTGTCGGGCTCGCTGCTCACTGACTGGAGCCAGGACACAATGAAGGAGCTGCACCTGGCCATCCCCGCGGAGATCAGTGAGTGCGGGGCCGCGATCGGGAGCGCCCCCGGCCCAGCCAGGCCCCGGCCCGCTCACACGCCTCCTCCTGCCGTCCCCAGCCCGGGAGAAGCTGAACCAAGTGGCGAACGTCGTGTACCAGAGGATGGATCAACTGTACAAGGGGAAGATGTATTTCCCTGGTAAGGGGGCGACCGCCGTGCACGGGGAACTAAGGCAGAGCCCACCCGCCCCAGGACACCTCAGGTCCGCCCGCCGACTGTGCGTGACCTCCCCCCTCTTGCCTTCCCGCCATCAGGGTATTTTCCCAACGAGCTGCGAGCTATCTTCCGGGAGCAGGTGCACCTCATCCAGAATGCCATCATCGAAAGTGAGCAAATGagggctgggggagagagagagggtgctGCTGCCCAGGGCCTGAGGACCCAGGGCCACGCGAGTATTTCAGTCTCCTTCCAGGCCTGGGGTCCCGGCCAGGTCGTGGTGAGGCTGGAGTAATGTGAATAGGGCGTCTGGCCTGGTGCAGCCAGGTGTCAGAACTCAGAAAGGGCAGAAACGGGGGAGAAGGGCCACACCCTGAGGGGGGCCCTTTTCATCCAGTGGGCACCAACAGGAAGGAGGCCTTGAAGGATAAATCCCACCCGTCCCTGCTACCTCCCCCCAACGGGCCCCTGGAGGCCTCAGAGTCTTGAGGCCGCCCTCCCCCGTGCTTTGCCCCATCCCAGGCTGGGGCCCACCTAAGTGACCAACGGACAGGCCCTGAGCCTTGGGCAGCCTGGGAGGGGGAGAGAGCGGGGGACAGGCCAGGCCTGCTAAGAAGGCGCCGGCTGTGCTCTCGTCCCCCCACAGGCCGCATCGACTGTCAGCGTCACTGTGGTGAGTGAGCCTCTGTCCGGGTTGTGGGGTGTGGCGGCAGTGGCGGCAACTCAGGGCCCCAGAGGCTGAGGGTGAAGGGAGGGTGCGGCCGCCTCTGGTGTGTTACAGGCATCTTCCAGTACGAGACCATCTCCTGCACCAACTGCACGAACTCGCACGTCGTCTGCTTTGGCTACAACTGCGAGTAGGGCTCAGACGCGGGCGGCCCCCTGCCCCTGGGGTCCGAGGCTCTCCCTGGAGGGTCCCCTCATCACCCGGGCAGGGGATGGAAGCCCCCCACCTGGCCCCTGAATGTGGGCCGCGCCCCCTCCACACCCCGTGTCCCCGCAGGTCGTCGGCAGAGTGGGAGACAGCAGTGCAGGGCCTCCTCCAGCACATGTGAGTCAGGGCAGCTGGGCTCGGGGAGGAGAGACCCCCGATCAAGGCCGCTTGGCCCTGACTCCAGTCCTGCTGTCGTTGTAGAAATAACTGGAGCAAGTAAGTAGTTCCCCCTCCCCAAAGGCAGTGTGCGTGTGCGTCCTCGTGGGTGAGTTATGTGCCGGGGCAGCCACAGAAGGCAGCACCTGCCCCTGGTGTGGCGGGCCCAGCCTCTACCACCCAGGGTCTCTGAGCTCGGCTGGCACGAGGAGCACATCCTGGTTAAGGGGTCCCCAGAGTCTGGTCCTACCCCTGCCCCAGGCCAGTGGCAGGCTGTGGTCGGAGCTGGGGAGGGCGCCCCCTGGTGGAGGTGTGCCCCAGTGGAGGTGCCTCAGGGCCACAGGCACAGCCTCAGCCCCAAAGCTCGGAGCTAACTGGGGCCCGTTGTGTCTTTCAGACAGGACACCAACACAAGGTAAGGCCCCCCCCCAGGCCCGTCCTCCTGGAGCAGGCGGGGGTGTGTGGCGTGGGGTTGTCCCAGtcagtgggggagggcaggggtgtTGGATGGGGTGGGCGCAGCCGGGCAGGGCTCCCTCTCTGCACCTGGGACATGTGGACATCACGTCTGCAACCCCGCCCATGCCATCACTCCATGAATAAACatgagctcctcctcctcctcgcctgGACACACAGAACCACTCCAGCCTTGTGAGTGACCCAGTGGGGGTAAGCCGCAGGGACATGGGTGAACTCCAGGGGCAGGAGTTGTGCCTAAGCCAGAGATCAGAACCCCATGCCCCCCCCCCACTCATTGCTGCCTTTTCAGCCCTAGTCGTGGGAGTGTAGGGCGTGACCCTTCTGCTGTCCTAGGGATGTGAGAACACGCAAGGCCTCCGAGTTCAGCTTGAGGGTCTGTCTGCAGCCCTGTCACATGCCCAGCTGGGAGGAGGGGCCCAGGTCCCCAGCAAAAACCCACCAGGGAGAGCAAGGtgcgggaggggaggaaggaccgGGGGCACCCACGTCTCCTTGCAGCTTGTTATCACCAAGCTTCAGGTGTCTGGAGCCCCCGCACCTGGCCAACCTGACTCTGGAAAACGCCTCCGAGTGCCTGATGCAGCACTGAGGGCGGCCAGGCCCGCCAGACCCACCCCCGCCACGGTCTGACTCCGTGGAGCAGGCCCGCTGCTGCCTGGGTGCCCCACCCccttggagcccaggctgggccgggccggggctgggaggaggggaagggaagtaGATGGGTTTGTATATAGCAGCGGGATCACAGCTGTTTGACGGAATGATTAAATATCCCTGACATTTCTCATCCCGAAGTGGTCCTTGTTGGGGCTCCGGGCTGGGGCCCCAGGCGAGGTGCGACCTTGGCCTACAGGGCAGGGCTGCGGGGCTTCCCGGGTGCAAACGGCAACTAGCCTTCAGGGCAAGTGGTTCTCCTGATGACATGAAAGGAAGCTGGTGAAAGTCAGGGCCAGCATCGGTGCATCCTGGGGCTCCTACCACATCGGCTGCATCTCAGCCGAGGCACGGGAACTGCTGTGCCCACCGCTTGGCTTCTTGGTTTTGAGGAAACACCCCACATGGGTCATGAGGGGACAGACCCAAACTGTGACCCAGGGCTCAACATCCATCCAGCAGACGGGAGGTGCCTCTGTGCCCGCGGATGCCGTGGTGAGCTTGGCAGCTGTCTGGCTCCTGGGCTGGCCCTTCACAGCCTGGTCAGCCGCCGATCCCTTCCCCCAGCTAAGGGGTCCCCTGCCTGGCGTGGCGCCTTCCTTCCAAGGGTTCACTGACAGAACACTGGCCTCTGCCTGCCCAGGAATGTTGCTGAGGTCAGGGCAACTGAGAGCGGGAAACTCCAGAGGGATGCTCCAACGCCCTGGGCCTGTGCGGGGTCCACGAGCTGGAGCAGGGCGGGCCAGGCCAACGACCACCCGGGGGCCATCCGAGGCCTCTCTCCCCGCCCGCTGCCGGAGGGGGCTTCCGTGCGGGGCTCCACACCTGCCCACGTTTTGGATTCAGGCTGGAGTTGATTTGGGCTCTGCTGGCACAGCCCTCTGTCCACATGGcgtcagtgaagccatctgaaaTGCTGAGTATCAAAACAgcagcaggggacttccctggtggcgcagtggttaagaatccgcctgccaatgcaggggacacgggttcgagccctggtccgggaagatcccacatgccacggagcaactaagcccgtgcgccacaactactgagcttgcgccctagagcccgcgagccacaactactgagcccatgcgccacaacaactgacgcgcgcctagagcccgtgctccgcaacaagagaagccaccacaatgagaagcctgcgcaccgcaactagagaaaacctgcacccagcaacgaaaacccaacacagccaaaaataaaatataaaattaaaaaaaagaaaaaaaaaaacgaaacaaaaaaaccccaaaacagcaACAGGGCCTTCCTTCCAGCATCTGCTCCTGCTGATTCCTGGGGCCCTGGGGTCTGTACACGTGTGTCTGGACTCCTAACCCTGCCCTTTTCTCACTGGGCGCttcaaaaattagaaatgagggtgtgtgtgtgtgcatgtgtgtacaagCGTTTACCTAACTTaaactttccttatttatttcagtAACGCTTCTGCTCACCCTGCACACCCCTTACGAATGGGGTTCCCTGGTAAGGGAGGGAGACCCCTGGACCCCTCAGAATCCCGTGGGGCGGGGGGGGCCGGTGGCTCCTCGTTACCACCGGAGCCCAGGGGCCTGGATAACGTGAGGACCACGTCCCCTCCCGAGGGGCTGAGGGGTGCATGGCAGGAGGGCAAGGGCTCCCCCGCACATTGCAACCTCCATGAGGGTGCCCTGCAGCCCCCTCGGACCACGAGCATTTCAGGGGCTGTGTGCTGACCCCCATAGTGGGTCAGAATCCCCTGGCTGGGGGGCATACACTGTCATGGGCCAGAGACCCAACAGGTAAACGTCTGTTTTGCAAGTTTATTGGATCATCTTGACACAGAATCATTACAGCAGCGTGATATGTCTCTCCTTTATACGGGAATGTCGATAGCAAATAAATTCTTATGTAACACATCATACATTTCGAGATTCTAGAATCACTGCACAGGATTCTGTAATAGGTTACTCTACATGCTAAAGTGACAGTTTTCATCAAAAGGAAAAGTTAAAACGTCATCGAGGACTATCATTTCTGAGGAAAGTTCAGTCTCACGGGGGTGGGCTGgggtccccctccctgcccctgagGTGCATTTCAGGGGCCCAGCCGCCCCTGGACACACGTGCTTCGCCGTCAGGGCTGCGGAGCCCAGGACTAGGCCCTTCCGCACGTGCAGGCACAGACCTGCAGAGCGTCCAGTGATGAGCGGAGGGGCCAGAATCGCAGCTCTCCACCACTCACCCCAACACCCGACTGGGCACGGAAGCCAGTGAGGTCCGGGATCCCCGCTGGGCACCCCCCACTCGGCGGACACACGAACACGGTGGTGGGATGAACGGGATGTGATGGACGAGAGCCTGCACGACCCTCTCCCACCATGTGTCCTGCGGGGAGGACGTGACCCTTGGCGTCAGGGATGAACAGGAATGTCGCCTGGCTGAGTAGCTGGCCTGTTCTTCACCCCCAGCTGCCAGTGGGCAGGGCATCCGGGGACTCATGGGACTCGGATGGCTTGACAGAAGCGGGACGCGCCACCCCGTCTGGTCCCCACCAGGAACCAGCCTGGATGGCGGTCACCCTCACCCTCGGGCAGCTCCTGTGGCCACGTGCACAGTCCGCTCCGGCTACAGAAGCCCCTGCTGGCCTGGGGAGTGGAAGGGGGCTTCTCGCCAGAGAGAGCGGTGAGGGCAAAGTAAAAAAGATGACAGGATAAATCAACGCAACATAAACCTCGGTGTCTACACAGTGGATGACGGTGGACTGGGTTATCTCCCGGCTGCACCCAGTCCTTGCGACAGAGGAGAAACCCGGCACTTGGCCGCCCTCCCCGCGAGCCCTCCCCATGGCGGGCGGCGCGCTCAGCATTTGGCCAGCGTTTCCTTCATCTCCTCTAGCACGTTGCTCAGCAGTGTTGAATCGCTGCACTTCCCATCCACCGACACCGACTTCTCACCCTGCAACGGGGAAACAACGGCCAGCGCCTTGAGACGCCGCCCTGCGACTCCCGTGTACCTCCAACTTCTGCAAATGCTCTCCTATGCCCGGGTGCTTTCATAATCAAAAGGAGGGGCTCCAGGCAAGACGGAGCAGGTGCACCGCGCCCTGCTGTCTCCCAGGGGCCCAGGATGGACGCTCGGGCAGAGCGCGGCGGAGGCAGCGATGCCAGCCCTGCGGAGGACACACAGCCCCACCCGGCCCGGCCCCACAGGGGCACGCAGGAGGCAGCTGTGCAGAGAGGAAGGCTGTGAAAACCGGAGGGCGTGGGCCCAGGTGTCCTGCAGCTGGAACCTGTGTGTCAACGCCCTCCACAGGGTCTAAGGAAGGCCCAGGGTCTCCTCCTATTCAGAGTGTCCAGGATACAGTCCAAAATCACTCGGCACCGCAAGACCGGGGGAATCTCAGCTCACGTGGAAAAGACAATCAACAAACGCCCACCGAGAAGAGGTGGATGTTGGAATCACCTAACAGGCTTTGAAGCAGCTACTGCGAGAACCTCCCATCACCAACCACGTACATTCCTGAAGCACATAGGAAAACACGACATCTCAGCAAAGTAATGGAAGAGTCAAGATCAACCCAGTGGAACTTCGAGACCTGAATACAACAGCCAAGATGAAAAGCTCACTGGATGGGCTCAACAGCAGAACGGACATGACAGAAGAGTCAATGACCCAGACAAGAGATTAATGAAAATAATCCAAGCTGAACAGATAGCGGAAAGGAGtcggaggtggggtggggtgggcagagtAACAAAAGGTCTGAGATTCACATCACAGGGGTCCCGGAAGGAGGGGACAAAGAATGAAGTGCTGAAGAGGTACTTAAatcatagctgaaaacttccaagTTGTGCAAAAGACATAAACGCACAGATTCAGCAAGTTCGGCAGACTCCACACAGTTAACATAAACCCAAGGAAGTCAATGCCCAGACACATCACGAACCGCTGAAAactgaagacagagaaaaacctaAAATAGCCAGAGGAAAACAATGCATTCCCTAGTAAAAGGAAAATGTTCCTTGTCAGAAACCACAGACACTAAAAGGAAATGGcctagggccttccctggtggtccagtggctaagactctgtgctcccaatgcggggggcctgggttcgatccctggtcagggaactagatcccgcatgcctcaaccaaagatccctcatgctgcaactaaaaagatcctgcatgccgcaactaagacctggtgcagccaaataagtaaatattttcattttttttctttttaaaaagggggaaatggCCTATTTTTGAGGTACTGAGTGAAAAGACCCACAAAGCCAGAATTTCATACCCAGTAAAAATAGCCTTGAGGAATACTGAAATAAAGAATAATCaatcagatgaaggaaaactaagagaatacACATCCAATATACCTGATctaaaaagaagttcttcagacagAGGGAAATGAGCCAGAAGGGTGGAACGTGAGGAATGAAAGCGACAGAAATGGGAGACATGTGGGCGAGCACAAGAGGCTATCTcaccccctcccgcccccacccGCACCCCGAGTTCTCTGAAATCTGTAAAGCTGTAATGTGGTGTAAGGCGTCTTCAACGTCTGCAAAGGCAAAACCTAAGACAACTGCCCGTGCGAAGGGATGGTCAAGGGACCGAGAGGGTGTGAGCTTTTTACATTCCGCCTGAG includes:
- the IZUMO4 gene encoding izumo sperm-egg fusion protein 4 gives rise to the protein MALLLCLALTAALARGCLHCHGNFSEKFSFYRHHVNLKSWWVGDIPVSGSLLTDWSQDTMKELHLAIPAEITREKLNQVANVVYQRMDQLYKGKMYFPGYFPNELRAIFREQVHLIQNAIIESRIDCQRHCGIFQYETISCTNCTNSHVVCFGYNCESSAEWETAVQGLLQHINNWSNLLSPSFRCLEPPHLANLTLENASECLMQH